The nucleotide window TATTCGGAGTCAGGTTTTTCCAGGGTTATGGTTATCTGTGGATGCACTCCGGGAAGCTAACAGAAGCGAACTCTTGGCCATTTTGCAAGAAGGATTACAAACAGCAGAACATCAAGCATTTATAGAACGATTAAATTAACTTAATATACATTGATTTCTTTTTCAAGCCCCCTATCTCAGTTTTCTCAGGAATCTCTTAACTAATTTTCAAGTTTTCATTAAAAAAGTCTCAGTCTAGTAGTGCATTCTAATAATTAAAAGTAATTTTAATTTTAGCTCTTTGAGTTGATTGATTAAAATTTTTAATTGAGCTATTGGGCTGTCTGAAAATATGTCAACTGCTTTCTTACAACAAGATAATCTACCTTCTACTTTACGGAATGTTGTTGTTTTACGATACCTCAAACAACAGCAAAAATTGTTTCGTCGAGGTGAACAAGCAACCGCAGTTTTTATCGTTAAAACTGGACGACTTAAAATCCTTCGACCTACTGATAGTGGCAAAAATCTCTTGCAAGAAACAGTTACCAAAGGACATATTTTAGCGGAAAATGCCTTAATTGAAGACTTTTATCCCTATACAGCCATTGCAGAAGTTCCTTCTCAAGTTATCGCTTATCCTAAACAGGTTTTACTTTTTTCTTTCCGAGAATATCCTGAATTAGCCCAAGAATTTATCATATTACTAAGCCAAAAAATCCAGAATTTGCAACATCGTTTAGAATGGCGCAACATTCGTGCAGCACAGGAACGAGTTTTAGTCTATTTAAATCATCTTGCTCAACATAATCATCAATCAACCCTTGCTATTTTAGACTATCCTCTAAAAGAGGTTGCTGCTGAACTAGGATTAACTCCTGAAACCCTTTCAAGAGCTTTAACACGATTAGAACAAGAAGGAAAAATTACTCGCTTTGCTAATTATATCACTTTACATCATCCTAAAATTATTAATAAAAAATAATTTTTAGCTTAATTTAAATCAAGAGTTTTTGGTGATGTGGAAAACTTTACTTTAAATCCAAATCTTATATAATCAAAAACAAATTCTAAACCAAATTTAAGACTAAATACCTAGTTATTAAGGCTAGTAAAAAGTCTTAACTATGTTCCGCTTAATCTTCCTATTTTGAGGAAACACAACAAATGAAATTTAATCGCTTAATGGCTTGGGGAATTGTTCCTATTGTAGTTTCAGTCATGGCAGCAGCCGGTCAAGCTATTTCTCCCTTAGATTTAAACTCGAATATAAACCAAGTTCCAACTACTGCGATCGCTCAAAATCAACCACAAACGATTGCTTTTACAGGCAACTTTGTTAAAGCAGAAGCCCCAACCACAGGAACAGCAAGAGTGGTTAAAGAAGGAAATCATCATTTTCTAGAATTAGATGGGGCTTTTAGTACAAGTAATCAAGGGCCTGATCTTCATGTGCTTTTAGACTCTTCAGCGACTCCACCTCAGAGTTATTCTAACCAAAATAGTTATATTAATCTAGGTAAATTGCGGTCTTATGAAGGGGCACAACGTTATCCTATTCCCGATGGAGTTGATCTGAGTAAATATAAATCCGTTGTTATTTGGTGTCGTATGGCTAATGCTACTTTTGGTTATGCGTCTTTACGTCCTAATACCAACGCCAAAAAATAATTTTTACTCCCCTGATACACTTAATTTTAAATCATGACACCCAATAGGTGGAGATAAAAAGAATTGGTTTTTACTATTCTATTTATCTCCTTATTTACCTAAAATTTTAAGCTAAGAAACTCAGGACTATTATGGATATTTCCGATACAATTGGATTAATTCATCCGGCTATTGCAATTGCCATTGTTTTTCCTTTTTTAGGGATGGTGGCTAACTTTGCATGGCAGACTCGACAACGTCGTCTCCAAACAAAAACAGGAAAAAAAAGTCAAATTCCTCCAGTTGTAGGACGGGATCACGTACAAATTGGAAAATGGTTATCAGGGATGATCGTTGGGTTAGCGTTGCTAGGATTAGCTTATCCGATCGGGGAAAATATCCTCAGCCAAAAGTTATGGCAAACTCAATCTTTTCAAGTGATCTTTATTATCCTAATGGGAGTAGTAACCATTGCCTCATTCGTTCTCCTTTATCAAGCAAAACAAAGAGTTTGGCGAGGTATTTTTGCCACTTTAACTGGAATGGGAATAGTCATTCTCGGTTGTCAGGATGGAGTATTTCGACGGACAAATGAATGGTATTGGTCTCATTACTACATTGGTATTACAGCTACCTTAATCATGATATTTTCTCTAGCCATTGTAGATGATATTTATCGAGATAAAACAAATCGTTGGCGAACTGTTCATATTGTTTTAAATTGTTTTGCTTTATTATTATTTATGGGACAAGGATTTACCGGAGCGCGAGATTTACTAGAAATTCCTTTAACTTGGCAAAAACCCTATATATATCAATGTGATTTTGTTAAGTTAACTTGTCCTAAATAAGCATCGTTAAAAACAACAATCAAAAGAATTTAATCAGTCTCACCAAATTTTGCCTACTTTTTCAGAGATACAGCTAACAGCAAAACAAGTCTTTATCTGCACGTAGTAAGTCAATCGTATTATCTCTCTATCCTCTCCCCTTGTCTATGGCTATCGAGATCTGACACAATAAGCATAGTGGTTGCTATATTTTATTTTTTCTCAAACCATCTATGACATTTGACTCCGTAATTCGTGCCATCGGGCGATCGCCTCTGACAACCGAACTCCTCAGTAAACTCCAACGGCATCAAACCCTACAGTTAAGCGGGATACCTCGTTTACCCAAAGGATTAATCGCCTCTAGTTTGGCACAAATTCAAAGTCATAACCTCTTAATTATTTGTCCTACCCTAGAAGAAGCCGGGCGCTGGGCGACACAACTAGAAGCGATGGGATGGAAAACCGTTCATTTTTATCCCACCTCTGAAGGATCTCCCTATGATACCTTAAACCCTGAATCTGAGATGATTTGGGGACAATTGCAAGTCTTATCCGGTATTCAAACCCCCGAAGCGATCGCTACCAGTGAACCGGAAACGACAAAACAATTATATGCTATCGTCACCACAGAAAAAGCCTTACAGCCGCATCTACCCCCACCGAATAAATTGTATTCCTATTGCCTCAATTTTCAACAAGGAATGACTCTAGAGGCAAAAACATTAGACCAAAATTTAACGCAACTGGGATATGAACGGGTTAATTTAGTAGAAACCGAAGGACAATGGAGTCGTAGAGGGGATATCGTCGATATTTTCCCCGTTTCAGCCGAACTCCCCGTCAGATTAGAATGGTTTGGAGATGAATTAGAACAACTGCGAGAATTTGATCCCTCTACTCAACGATCCTTGGATCATATTACTCAACTGACATTAACTCCCATCAGTTTTTTCCCGATTATTACCGATGAAATTTTAAGGTCTGAAAATCTCTTATCTTCTTATTTATCCTCAGAAGAATTAGAAGGATTAGACAATCGAAATTTTCCCGAAGGAATGCAGCGATTTTTAGGGCTTGCCTTCCCACAACCCGCCTCATTACTAAACTATTTACCGTCCAATACTCTCTGTGTTTTTGATGAAATAGAACGATGTCAGGCACATAGCGATCGCTGGATAGAATATATCGAAGAACAATGGCAAGATCTCGATCCACCCTTACCTAAAATTCATCGAATTTTTAGAGACTCTCTAGAAATTGCCAAAGAATTTTCTAACCTTTATCTAACAGAAATTACCGAAGAAAGTTCCGCCTCATCAATTCCTAATATCGATTTATCCAGTCGTCCCCTTCCGGTTACCCCGAATCAATTTGCTAAATTAGCAGAAATTTTACGAGGAAAGAGAGAAATATATAGCGGAATTAGCCTGAATAAATATGCCATTTGGTTAGTATCCGCCCAACCGTCTAGAACCGTTTCCTTATTAGAAGAACATGATTGTCCCGCGCAATTTATCCCTAATCCAAAAGACTATTTAGCCATTGATAAATATCAAACTCAAACCACCGCAGTTGCCCTTAAATACTCAGGATTAGCAGAATTAGAAGGATTTATTTTACCCACATTTAGAATAGTTGTTGTTACCGATAAAGAATTTTTTGGACAACAAAGCTTAGTCACCGGTTCCTATATTCGTAAACGTCGCCGGGCAGCCTCGAAACAAGTCAATCTCGATAAATTAAGACCCGGTGATTATGTCGTACATCGGAATCATGGCATCGGTAAATTTATCAAATTAGAAATATTAGAATCGAGAGAATATATCCTCATTCAATATGCCGATGGAACATTACGAATTCCCTCAGATTCTCTAGACAGTTTATCCCGTTATCGCCACACCAGCAATACCCCACCTCAACTGGATAAAATGACGGGAAAAACTTGGGAGCAAACCAAACAAAAAGTTAGGAAAACCGTTAAAAAATTAGCAGTAGACTTAATCAATCTCTACGCCAAACGCGCCCAACAAGAAGGATTTGCTTATCCCGATGATAGCCCCTGGCAACAAGAATTAGAAGACTCATTTCCCTATCAACCCACTCCCGATCAAATTAAAGCCATTCAAGAAGTTAAACGGGATATGATGAACGAGCGCCCGATGGATCGGTTAGTCTGTGGTGATGTAGGATTTGGGAAAACCGAAGTAGCGGTCAGGGCTATTTTTAAAGCCGTCACCAGTGGCAATAAACAGGTTGCCTTTCTTGCGCCAACAACCATTTTAACCCAACAACATTACCACACTCTTAAAGAAAGATTTGCCCCTTATCCGATTAACATTGGATTACTCAACCGCTTTCGTACCCCATCAGAAAATAGAGATATATTACAACGTCTTGCCACAGGAGAATTAGATATAGTAGTCGGAACTCATCAACTCCTAAGTAACAAAGTTAAATTCAAAGACTTAGGACTATTAGTCATCGATGAAGAACAAAGATTTGGAGTTAACCAAAAAGAAAAAATTAAAACCCTCAAAACCCAAGTTGACGTTCTAACCTTAACCGCAACACCCATTCCTCGAACCCTATATATGTCCCTTTCAGGAGTAAGAGAAATGAGTTTAATTACCACACCTCCTCCCTCCCGTCGCCCCATCAAAACCCATTTAACCCCTTATAACCCAGATGCCCTCAGAACCGCCATCCGTAACGAATTAGACCGGGGAGGACAAATCTTTTATGTCGTTCCCAGAGTCGAAGGAATCGAAGAAGTAGCCGCAGAAATTCGAGACATGATTCCCACCGCCCGAATTGCGATCGCTCACGGACAAATGAGCGTATCCGAATTAGAACCCACCATGTTAGCCTTTAACAATGGGGAAGCGGATATATTAGTCTGTACAACCATTATTGAATCGGGCTTAGATATTCCCAGAGTTAATACTATTATTGTCGAAGACGCGCAAAAATTCGGATTATCCCAACTCTATCAACTCCGGGGACGGGTAGGACGCTCCGGAATACAGGCTCATGCGTGGTTAGTCTATCCCCACAAAGCCGCCTTAACCGAAACCGCCCGGCAACGGTTACGCGCCTTACAAGAATTTACCCAACTCGGATCAGGGTATCAACTCGCTACTAGAGACATGGAAATTCGAGGCGTAGGAAACCTATTAGGTGCTGAACAATCCGGACAAATGGAGGCCATCGGATTTGATTTATATATGGAAATGTTACAAGAAGCGATCCGAGAAATTCAAGGTCAAGAAATTCCCAAAGTAGAAGACACCCAAATCGATTTAAAATTAACCGCGTTTATTCCTACCGATTATATTACCGATGCGAATCAAAAAATGGATGCTTACCGCACTATTGCAACGGCTAATTCCCCCGCAGAATTAAAACAAATTGCGACGGATTTATGCGATCGCTACGGGGCTTTACCCTCTCCCGTTGAACAATTATTACAGGTCATAGAATTAAAACAACTCGCTAAATCTTTAGGTTTTTCTCGGATTAAACCCGATGGAAAACAGCACGTTATTTTAGAAACTCCGATGGAAGAACCGGCTTGGAAATTGTTAGAAGAAAATTTACCAAAACATTTGCGATCGCGGTTTGTTTATAGCCTGAAGAAAGTGACGGTTAGAGGGTTAGGGGTATTGAAACCGAAGAAACAGTTGGAGAGTTTAATTGAGTGGTTGGGGAAGATGAAGGGGGCATTACCAGAGGGTTAACACTGTAGGGTGGGACGGGGCTTACAAGCTGCGCCCCCAGGTGGCGCAGACAGCCCCTCCACTGCCCACCATCCCCACGTGAATTTTTAAAAATTGTAATTCTTTATCGCTATGAAATCAGAAGAAGGGGGTTTAGTTTTAGATTTACAAGATGGGCAACCGATTTCCGAAGAACTCCTTTCAGCACCTTAGAGATAAATAAATGAGCCAAGGTATCACAAAAACACTTAACATTATCCTTTTTTAAGATAAAATCAACTGGATTAAGAGTTTTAAAGTTTTATAAACTACATTAAGACTAACACTACTGATTGACAGGATAAGGGTATTGAGAGCCGACTTGCTCAATTAATTGCTCTGCCCAGTTAGAATTAGTGTTAGGATCTAATATAATAGTTTGAGGATCATTTTTTAATCGATTAACATACTCTTCTAATGCTCCACATCCCTCTCCTTGTTCTAAAGCATAATCAATTAATTCATCGTAAGACATTGATTTAAAGTTAGGTTCCACCATACAAAACTGTCCCATCTAGTTTAATTGTTATTATAATTCTACGACGCTCATTAGAGGTAAGATTCGGGGGGTGAGCAATGATGACAATTTCTCCCCCTGGAACTTGTTCTATCCAGCGTATATACCATTTTAACTGTTTAGTTATTCGGCTACAAATAATAGATAACTGTTGATATTGTTCTAATGTAGGTTCCATTTTTAAGTTGAGTTGAGTTGAGATCAATAATGTTTTTTCCTGGCTCTTTCTAGACTAAACTTAATTTTATCCCTTTTTACTTGATTTTACTGTTGGTAGATAGCTCCTGCCCTAACTCATATTTAATTTTTTAATAAGAGGTCAAGATGCAAACTTTACAAGACTTAAAAAATCTTTATAAAACCGATGATGATCAATGGCTAGAAGAAACCCTAAAATTATTAAAAAATCGGCAATTTGAACAGCTTGATGTAGAAAATTTAATTGAGGAATTAGAAGAGTTGGGAAGAGAGAAAAAAAATGCTGTAGCTAGTCTATTAGAAAAAATTATCCGTCATTTATTAATGTATCAATATTGGACAGCAGAACGAGAAAATAATGCTAACCATTGGGAAGCTGAAATCTATAGCTTTAAAACTCAATTAAATCGCTTGCTTACTACTAATCTTACCCATTATTTACAAGATAATCTTGAAATGATTTATCAATCTTCTCTGAAATATGTTCAGAAAAAAACTAAACTTCAAAATTTCCCCACCCAAAATCCTTATTCTTTAAAAGATTTATTAGATCCAGATTATTTACCTTCTTTCTGGGAAGAAGAGCAAAAATAAAGCACTACGCATTTAGGTTAAGACATAAAAAACACAGTTAACTGTTAACTGTTAACTGTTAACTAAAAAGGTGGGCAGTGGAGGGGCTGTGTCCGTCGTCGCACGGCGGATTTTATACGCCCCGTCCCACCCTACTGAATTATATTTAGTTTTCACTCATACAAGTTTCATCGGAATTGGATAACATAAATTCTCTTCCGGTTCTATGATTAATGACTTTATATATTATTCCTCGATAATCTCCTGTGCGACAATTGGAAGGGACTTTTTGCAAACAAACTTTGACTTTATCTCCTTCTTGTGAAGCTTCAACCCCAGCAATTTGAGTAGAAGCAATCAAGATAATCCCATTATTGAGATGAACTGATACCCCTGAATCAGGAATCGGTTCACCCGTCATCCCATCAATTAATCGAGTGCTAACGGTTGAAATATACGTTTCTGTACATTGCCCAATTTCTAAGGGCGCTGGTGCAGCTTGTGAAATGCGAGAGGTTTCTAAGCCTATTGACGCAGCAAAAGCAAACACTAAAAATAAGGAAATTTTCATGGACTCTACCTTGGTAAATTAATTAGTCTTAAAAGAATTAATTGGTTTTCTCTCAGAGAATTTAGGTCATAAGCTTTATCTCTAAATCTTAGTTTTCTAAGGGATTTGGATCAATTATAATCAATTTTAGAGATATCGCTTCATTCTTCATTTTTCAGCATAATCCTTAGATCTCTCTTAGGGTGTGATATCAATCACATCGATTTTACGGAAGTCAATGTCTAGACAAGACTGGGGATTTCTTGTAACGAAAAATACTGATTATTACCCTCTCAAAAGTCATTAACCCCCCTATTCATAAATTTTTATTGAGTCTATAACGCCTAAATTTTATCTTTACTTAACAGTACGGATTGACCCATTGGGTGTAAAATAAACTGTTGTATTGTACCGCACAGGCTGTGATAGAACGTTACACCCTGCCCGCAATGGGCGAACTCTGGACAGATACTTATAAACTAAAAACATGGCTACAAGTAGAATTGGCAGTCTGTGAAGCTCAAGCAGAACTGGGTTATATCCCCCCCGAAGCAGTAGAAGAAATAAAAGCTAAGGCAAATTTTGACCCTCAGCGTGTCCTGGAAATAGAAGCTGAAGTCCGTCACGATGTGATCGCTTTCCTCACTAATGTTAATGAATATGTGGGAGATGCAGGGCGCTACATTCACCTGGGATTAACCAGTTCCGATGTCCTCGATACGGCTTTAGCGTTGCAACTGGTGGCTAGTCTCAATTTAATCTTGGAATGTTTAGAAGAATTGATCCAAGCTCTGCGCTATCAAGCCCAACAACACCGCTATACGGTTATGGTAGGCCGTTCTCACGGAATTCACGCTGAACCGATTACTTTTGGCTTTAAGTTGGCCGGCTGGTTAGCTGAAGTTTTACGGGGACGCGATCGCCTCGTTCGTTTGCGGAAAGATATCGCTGTGGGCAAAATTTCGGGGGCAGTGGGAACTTATGCCAATATTGACCCGAAAATTGAAGCCTTGGCCTGTCAAAAGTTAGGATTAGAACCAGATACGGCTTCTACTCAAGTGATTTCCCGCGATCGTCATGCTGAGTTTGTTCAGCAATTAGCCCTATTGGCGGCTTCTATTGAACGGTTTGCGGTAGAAATACGGAATCTACAACGGACAGATGTCTTAGAAGTTGAGGAATTTTTTGCGAAGGGACAAAAAGGATCTTCTGCTATGCCCCATAAACGCAATCCGATCCGTTCTGAACGGTTAACGGGAATGGCGAGAATTATTCGCGGTCATACGGTAGGGGCGTTAGAAAATATCGCTTTGTGGCATGAACGGGATATTTCTCATAGTTCTGTAGAACGAGTTATTTTACCGGATTGTTGTATTATTATTCATTTTATGCTCCGAGAAATCACTGATTTAGTGAAAAATCTCTTGGTGTATCCGGAAAATATGCGCCGGAATATGAATGTTTATGGTGGGGTGATTTTTAGTCAACGGGTTTTACTGGCTTTGGTAGACAAGGGAATGAGCCGGGAAGAGGCTTATAAAGTGGTTCAATCTTGCGCCCATCACGCTTGGAATACGTCTGATGGTAATTTCCATGATTTAATTAAAACTAATGCCAAGGTGGGTGAACTTCTTTCATCTGAAGAAATAGAGGCTTGTTTTGATCCTCAACAACATCTGAAAAATTTAGATGGGATTTATCAGCGTTTGGGGATTTAAATTCTAAGTGTTTTTTAAGCTTGGTAAAATCTGATGGCAAGTGTGAAAATGGGACATTATTTGAGAACAGAAAGATACTCATCATGAGTACCAATCCAAAACCAGTAATAATCGTCGTCTTTTTTCAAGGCTAATGCTCGGAAATCACGAGTAATACGAGCAGACCACAGATTTTTACCCACTTTTTTAAAATGTAAAGAGGGATGAGAAGGATTTTCTTGCCAAAGTTGATAGGCTTTTCGAGCTTGTTCCTTGATCTCATCTGGTAAAATAGCGTAACTCTGCCAAAAATCAGGGGTTGTCAAGGACTTCATTAAGATCTCTCACTTGGTTGGCTGCGATGTCTGCTTCTACTTTGCTAATGAGATTATCTAATTTTCCCGACTCTAAATCTGCTTTGATTTGTTGATCCCATCGATCATCTACGTAAGTCTGAAGCCATGTCAAAAGTTTACGGATTTCACTTTCTGGCAACTGCTTGATGGCCATTTCAATTTGTTGAAGTGTTGTCATAAATTCTCTCTCTAACCCAATAGATACCTCTGCTAATTTACAAGTTTAGGGGTAGAAAGGGCAACGACTCCCAAAACTTGAACCCCATGCGATCGCAATGTTTTCGCTGCTTCTTTAACGGTTTGTCCTGATGTATAAATATCATCTAATAATAACACCGGTAAGGATGAGGGTTTCTGTAATCCTTGGCCGATCTTAAAAGCATTTTTAATATTTTTTTCCCTTTCTGTTGGATTTAAACCAAACATGGCTTCGGTTTTTTTAATCCGTTCTAATCCATTTTTAATTAAAGGATAACCTGTCATATGAGAAAATCCTTCGGCAATTAAATCGGCTTGATTAAATCCTCGTTGTTTTAATTTTTCTGCATGGATAGGAATGGGCACAACGCTAATTTTTTTCGGGGAAAAAGATGGGGGAAGTTTTATCCAAGTTTCTCCGATCCATTGACCTAAATATGTTCCTAATTCCGGATGTTTATCATATTTTAGGGTGGCGATCGCCCTTTTTAATTGTCCGCCATATTCTCCCCAAGCAAAAAGAGGATGTTCCCCCTGCCAAAATTGACGAGGATTTTTGAATTGACAACTTTTAATCTGGCGTTGACAATCTTTACATAGGATATCATCAGCACTTCGATCGCAAAGGGAACAATTGGGCTTTAAAAATAGGGAAAGTAAACTTTTTAACATTCATGAATTAATTAACCGGTTTATCCCCATTATTCCTGACAAATTGTTAATTGTCGAGGTTGACATTTTTGAACTTTTATAGTAGTTATTTGTGCCCCTTCATCTTGAAGATCTTGACTATAATCGAGTTGACTGCCTTGAGCCTCTTGAACGGTATCAAAAGGCCCAAAATAGTAAGTACAAGCCGGATATTTTGTAACAATTTTTACCCACCATTTGCGTTGCTCTTGGCTCTGCCATCGGGATATCAATATAAAAATACTGCTTAAAAAAATTAACAACAAAAGAAAGCCCATCATCTCACGCCTCCGCTCAACTGGTCACTATGTTGTCTACTTTTACTTATCGCCTATCAAGCAACTGTCTCAACTTTATCTAAAACCTTAGAAAAATTAAACGGGTAATCATTAATTAATGTTTGGCTCTGGCGTTTCCTGGACTGATCCCGTTGAATAAGAGATGTCCTCTTGTTAAGATACTATTAACTAAACTATGATAACAACGTTTCCTTTTTAACCTCTATATATCACAAGACAGATTATGAACATTACCGACAGCGATAAAACCTTAGAGGCAATGAAAAATTTTGCCGAACAGTACGCCAAACGGACAGGAACTTATTTCTGTAGCGAGCCTTCAGTAACCGCAGTAGTCATTGAAGGACTTGCCAGACATAAAGATGAACTCGGTTCACCCTTGTGTCCCTGCCGCCACTATGAAGACAAAGAAGCAGAAATTAAAAATACTTATTGGAACTGTCCCTGTGTTCCGATGAGAGAAAGAAAAGAATGTCACTGTATGTTATTTATTCGGGAAGATATGGATTTTGTGGGTGACACTCAGGAAATTTCTTTAGATTATATTAAAGAAATTAAGGCTAGTATGGCTTCATAAAACTTGAGCAAGGAGAGTGATGCTATCACCAGCATTATTACAGGGTGTAGAAGAATTTAATCGACAAGAATTTTATGCCTGTCACGACACCCTAGAGGCTTTGTGGATGGACTCTACAGAGCCTCAAAAAAGTTTTTATCAGGGAATCTTACAAATTGCTGTAGGGTGTTACCATTTAGAAAACCAGAACTGGCGAGGCGCGGTTATTCTCTTAGGAGAAGGCACAAGACGACTCAATCACTATCAACCGACTTATGAAGGAATTGATGTAGAACACCTCGTTAATGAAAGTCTTCATCTCCTAAAAACCTTACAACAGACAGAGCCAGAACACCTCCCCCAATTGCTAGAAACTCTAAACGCCTCTAGTTCTGGGGGGGTTCATCTGCCAATGGTCGAAGATGGAATTCTCCGCCGCCTGCCAAAAATCGTTAGGATCGATCATTAGATAACACGATTGATTAAAACAGGAGATAAGATAATGTTGTCCTTGCCTTGGTCTATCCCTATGAAAGGCTCATGGAAATTGGGGTTATTTATCCCCCTATCTTTAATTAGTTTGATGACCTTTTCTAGCACATTTAAGGGGGTTAAAGCTCAAACTCCCTCAGCCGGAGGAGCGTTGACGGTTCGTTCTGATATTCAAGAGGCCAACTCAGAAACCGGCGTGATTACCGCTCGCGGAAACGTACAATTTTATTATCCGGCTCGTAATATTCAAGGAACGGCGGCTCAGGCTCAATATTTCAGTCGAGAACGTCGTTTAGTATTAAGTGGGGATGTCTATGTCTTGCAGGAAGGGAATAGTATGAGAGCAGAAACGATGACCTATCTCATTGATGAAGGTCGTTTTATTGCTACTCCCCAACCTCAACAACAAGTAGAATCAATTTACATTGTTCAGGAGTCTCCCCAACAACCTCAAGCCGCACCGGTACCGGCTGCACCGGCTCCCCCGTTAAACCCCTAAAAAGGTTATGTTGGCCGGGTTTCTAACCTATTCACTGAGTTGAGCGGATTTCTGCTGTGTCACTTATTCTAGATAACGTTCATAAATCCTACGGGAAACGCACGATTGTTAACCGAGTCAGTATTCGAGTTGATAGCGGTGAAATTGTCGGGTTGCTTGGGCCTAATGGGGCGGGCAAAACCACAACCTTTTACATTGCCACTGGGTTAATTAAACCTAATCAAGGCAAAGTGTTATTAGAGAAACAGGAAATTACCTCTGTGCCTCTCCATAAACGCGCCCGTTTAGGACTCGGTTACATGACTCAGCAAGCGAGTGTTTTTCGGTATTTAAGTGTTCAAGAAAACATTCAATTGGCTTTAGAAGAATCGAAAATTCCTTTTTATCAAAAAGCAATCAGATTAAAAGAGTTATTAAAAGAGTTTCGTTTAGAAAGGGTTGCTAATACCAAAGGGGCTTTTATTTCAGGTGGCGAACGTCGTCGCACAGAATTAGCTAGAGCTTTAGCTGTGGGTATGAATGGGCCTAAATTTTTGTTATTAGATGAACCGTTTGCTGGGGTTGATCCTATTGCTGTCTCAGAAATTCAAACCATTATTGCTCAATTGCGAGACCGGGGGATGGGAATTTTAATTACCGATCATAATGTCCGAGAAACTTTAGCCATTACTAATCGTTCTTATATTATGCGAGATGGTCAAATTTTGGCATCGGGAAGCTCTGAAGAACTCTATAATAATTCTCTGGTTCGCCAGTATTATTTAGGGGACAATTTTCAACTGTAACTCGGTAAACATTTGTGATAAAAAATGAAAAATGATCTATCTAAGTTTTTAACTCGGCTGATTCCTAAACCCTCTATTGTAGACCGATATTTATTCATGGAATTATTAATCCCGTTTTTATTTGGTATGGGATTATTTACTTCCCTTGGTATCGCTATTGGAACATTATTTGATTTGGTTCGGAAGGTGACTGAATCTGGTCTATCTTTAACGGTTGCCCTACAAATTTTGTCCTTAAAAATGCCAGAATTTATTGTTTTGGCTTTTCCAATGTCAATTCTCTTGGCCACCTTAATGGCCTATAGTCGTTTAGCCAGTGATAGTGAA belongs to Gloeothece citriformis PCC 7424 and includes:
- a CDS encoding Crp/Fnr family transcriptional regulator; protein product: MSTAFLQQDNLPSTLRNVVVLRYLKQQQKLFRRGEQATAVFIVKTGRLKILRPTDSGKNLLQETVTKGHILAENALIEDFYPYTAIAEVPSQVIAYPKQVLLFSFREYPELAQEFIILLSQKIQNLQHRLEWRNIRAAQERVLVYLNHLAQHNHQSTLAILDYPLKEVAAELGLTPETLSRALTRLEQEGKITRFANYITLHHPKIINKK
- a CDS encoding DM13 domain-containing protein; its protein translation is MKFNRLMAWGIVPIVVSVMAAAGQAISPLDLNSNINQVPTTAIAQNQPQTIAFTGNFVKAEAPTTGTARVVKEGNHHFLELDGAFSTSNQGPDLHVLLDSSATPPQSYSNQNSYINLGKLRSYEGAQRYPIPDGVDLSKYKSVVIWCRMANATFGYASLRPNTNAKK
- a CDS encoding DUF4079 domain-containing protein codes for the protein MDISDTIGLIHPAIAIAIVFPFLGMVANFAWQTRQRRLQTKTGKKSQIPPVVGRDHVQIGKWLSGMIVGLALLGLAYPIGENILSQKLWQTQSFQVIFIILMGVVTIASFVLLYQAKQRVWRGIFATLTGMGIVILGCQDGVFRRTNEWYWSHYYIGITATLIMIFSLAIVDDIYRDKTNRWRTVHIVLNCFALLLFMGQGFTGARDLLEIPLTWQKPYIYQCDFVKLTCPK
- the mfd gene encoding transcription-repair coupling factor, which encodes MTFDSVIRAIGRSPLTTELLSKLQRHQTLQLSGIPRLPKGLIASSLAQIQSHNLLIICPTLEEAGRWATQLEAMGWKTVHFYPTSEGSPYDTLNPESEMIWGQLQVLSGIQTPEAIATSEPETTKQLYAIVTTEKALQPHLPPPNKLYSYCLNFQQGMTLEAKTLDQNLTQLGYERVNLVETEGQWSRRGDIVDIFPVSAELPVRLEWFGDELEQLREFDPSTQRSLDHITQLTLTPISFFPIITDEILRSENLLSSYLSSEELEGLDNRNFPEGMQRFLGLAFPQPASLLNYLPSNTLCVFDEIERCQAHSDRWIEYIEEQWQDLDPPLPKIHRIFRDSLEIAKEFSNLYLTEITEESSASSIPNIDLSSRPLPVTPNQFAKLAEILRGKREIYSGISLNKYAIWLVSAQPSRTVSLLEEHDCPAQFIPNPKDYLAIDKYQTQTTAVALKYSGLAELEGFILPTFRIVVVTDKEFFGQQSLVTGSYIRKRRRAASKQVNLDKLRPGDYVVHRNHGIGKFIKLEILESREYILIQYADGTLRIPSDSLDSLSRYRHTSNTPPQLDKMTGKTWEQTKQKVRKTVKKLAVDLINLYAKRAQQEGFAYPDDSPWQQELEDSFPYQPTPDQIKAIQEVKRDMMNERPMDRLVCGDVGFGKTEVAVRAIFKAVTSGNKQVAFLAPTTILTQQHYHTLKERFAPYPINIGLLNRFRTPSENRDILQRLATGELDIVVGTHQLLSNKVKFKDLGLLVIDEEQRFGVNQKEKIKTLKTQVDVLTLTATPIPRTLYMSLSGVREMSLITTPPPSRRPIKTHLTPYNPDALRTAIRNELDRGGQIFYVVPRVEGIEEVAAEIRDMIPTARIAIAHGQMSVSELEPTMLAFNNGEADILVCTTIIESGLDIPRVNTIIVEDAQKFGLSQLYQLRGRVGRSGIQAHAWLVYPHKAALTETARQRLRALQEFTQLGSGYQLATRDMEIRGVGNLLGAEQSGQMEAIGFDLYMEMLQEAIREIQGQEIPKVEDTQIDLKLTAFIPTDYITDANQKMDAYRTIATANSPAELKQIATDLCDRYGALPSPVEQLLQVIELKQLAKSLGFSRIKPDGKQHVILETPMEEPAWKLLEENLPKHLRSRFVYSLKKVTVRGLGVLKPKKQLESLIEWLGKMKGALPEG
- a CDS encoding DUF6887 family protein, whose translation is MSYDELIDYALEQGEGCGALEEYVNRLKNDPQTIILDPNTNSNWAEQLIEQVGSQYPYPVNQ